One stretch of Cedecea neteri DNA includes these proteins:
- a CDS encoding potassium transporter Kup, whose translation MTNQPQTAGAEASGTTPHQFILAGSALGVVFGDIGTSPLYTLKTVLLLSGNNPTPSVILGLLSLIIWTLILITSVKYAMFAMRIDNHGEGGIMALMSLLVARDKGSRWVVLAALLGAALIYGDGAITPAISVLSAIEGLNMILPEAETWVLPIAVTILVLLFAVQPFGTAKIGKVFGPIMALWFISIAGLGIWGIAQHPAVLLAINPWYGLQFLVSNGFVSFMVLGGVFLCVTGAEALYADMGHFGKKPIWLAWYGVVFPSLLLNYAGQSALILSGADITQNIFFRLCPPVLLIPLVILATLATIIASQAIITGAFSMTRQAIQLGWLPRLRIRQTAAESYGQIYIGTINWLLMGVTLFLTVFFKSSENLAAAYGIAVSLTMLMTSGLLYVAMRHIWQWRRLTSALVAGGFLIVDTCFLIANLIKVLEGGYIPLLLAAVVCTTMLVWHRGAAAASNAVNEKVIDVNTFFAALKEREVPRVQGSAVFLTKTRNGIPPVMRWHVARNHALQQQVLSLTISIMNVPRVPAGERLVIVEQAAGYWRGIAQYGFMERPDIPELMSRLGEMACDFSVEDVTYYLGHETIVAREDGQGMASWQRKCFAFMVRNATHVTHYYRLPGDRVVEISRRIAI comes from the coding sequence ATGACAAACCAGCCGCAGACGGCCGGCGCGGAAGCCTCCGGGACAACGCCGCATCAGTTTATTCTCGCCGGGAGCGCGCTCGGCGTGGTGTTCGGCGATATCGGCACCAGCCCGCTTTATACCCTGAAAACGGTACTGCTGCTTTCCGGGAACAACCCAACCCCGTCGGTGATATTGGGGCTGCTGTCGCTGATTATCTGGACGCTTATCCTTATTACCTCGGTGAAGTATGCGATGTTCGCCATGCGCATCGACAACCACGGCGAGGGCGGGATCATGGCGCTGATGTCGCTGCTGGTGGCTCGAGATAAAGGCTCACGCTGGGTGGTGTTGGCGGCTTTGTTAGGGGCGGCGCTGATTTATGGCGACGGGGCGATTACGCCGGCGATTTCGGTGCTCTCCGCAATCGAAGGGCTGAACATGATCCTGCCGGAGGCAGAAACCTGGGTGCTGCCGATTGCGGTGACCATTCTGGTGCTGCTGTTTGCCGTACAGCCTTTCGGGACGGCGAAGATCGGCAAAGTCTTCGGGCCGATTATGGCGCTGTGGTTTATTTCTATCGCCGGGCTGGGGATTTGGGGCATCGCGCAGCATCCTGCCGTGCTGCTGGCTATCAATCCGTGGTACGGCCTGCAGTTTCTCGTCTCCAATGGTTTTGTCAGCTTTATGGTGCTGGGCGGCGTGTTTCTGTGCGTTACCGGGGCGGAGGCGCTGTATGCCGACATGGGGCATTTTGGCAAAAAGCCTATCTGGCTGGCGTGGTACGGCGTGGTGTTTCCGAGCCTGCTGCTCAACTATGCCGGGCAGTCGGCGCTGATCCTTTCCGGGGCCGATATCACCCAGAATATCTTCTTCCGCCTTTGCCCACCTGTGTTGCTGATCCCGCTGGTGATTCTGGCCACGCTGGCCACGATTATTGCCAGCCAGGCGATTATCACCGGGGCATTTTCGATGACCCGGCAGGCAATACAGCTGGGCTGGCTGCCGCGCCTGCGTATTCGCCAGACGGCAGCGGAGAGCTACGGGCAAATTTATATCGGCACAATCAACTGGCTGTTGATGGGCGTTACGCTGTTCCTGACGGTGTTCTTTAAGTCCTCTGAAAATCTGGCGGCTGCCTACGGGATTGCCGTTTCCCTCACCATGCTGATGACCTCCGGGCTGCTGTATGTCGCGATGCGCCATATCTGGCAGTGGCGGCGGCTGACCAGCGCGCTGGTGGCGGGGGGCTTTTTAATTGTCGATACCTGCTTCCTGATAGCGAACCTGATCAAAGTCCTGGAAGGCGGTTATATTCCGCTGCTGCTGGCGGCGGTGGTCTGCACGACGATGCTGGTCTGGCACCGTGGCGCGGCGGCGGCGTCCAACGCGGTGAACGAAAAAGTTATCGACGTGAACACGTTCTTTGCCGCACTAAAAGAGCGTGAGGTGCCGCGCGTGCAGGGCTCGGCGGTGTTCCTGACCAAAACCCGTAACGGTATTCCCCCGGTGATGCGCTGGCACGTGGCCCGCAACCACGCGCTACAGCAGCAGGTGCTGTCGCTGACGATTTCAATCATGAACGTGCCGCGCGTGCCGGCGGGTGAAAGGCTTGTAATCGTGGAACAGGCGGCGGGCTACTGGCGCGGCATCGCCCAGTACGGTTTTATGGAGCGCCCGGACATTCCGGAGCTGATGTCGAGGTTAGGGGAAATGGCCTGCGACTTTAGCGTTGAGGACGTAACGTATTACCTTGGGCACGAAACCATTGTTGCCCGTGAGGACGGGCAGGGCATGGCGAGCTGGCAGCGGAAGTGCTTTGCCTTTATGGTGAGAAACGCCACGCACGTGACGCATTATTATCGTCTGCCAGGCGATCGGGTGGTAGAGATAAGCCGCAGGATAGCGATTTAG
- a CDS encoding TetR/AcrR family transcriptional regulator, with the protein MKEAPDTLRSKILSGAIELFIEKGIEKVTTRELTERVGISRSHIYHYFRDWQTLCIEAMTEFLMADLHRFTAETDSLSPADKLQRLIHTYLPHAPDAVWQLYGTLWHQAAHSTLWAELALVMTQKWEKVLADIVDDGIAAGVFKAVDAARITRQFSALLNGYADKLLVASAPADRQLALDDIDDFIRLLLRAG; encoded by the coding sequence ATGAAAGAAGCACCGGACACGCTGAGAAGCAAAATCCTGAGCGGGGCCATTGAGCTGTTCATTGAGAAAGGCATCGAGAAAGTCACCACCCGCGAACTCACCGAGCGGGTGGGCATCTCGCGCAGCCATATCTATCACTACTTTCGCGACTGGCAAACGCTGTGCATCGAGGCGATGACCGAGTTTTTAATGGCCGACCTGCACAGGTTTACCGCTGAGACCGACTCGCTTTCCCCAGCAGATAAACTGCAGCGGCTGATCCACACCTATCTTCCTCATGCTCCGGACGCGGTCTGGCAGCTCTACGGCACACTCTGGCACCAGGCGGCACACAGTACCCTCTGGGCCGAACTGGCGCTGGTGATGACGCAGAAATGGGAAAAAGTGCTGGCCGATATCGTCGATGACGGTATTGCCGCCGGGGTGTTTAAAGCGGTGGATGCGGCAAGAATTACGCGCCAGTTTAGCGCCCTGCTAAACGGCTATGCCGACAAACTGCTGGTCGCCTCAGCGCCCGCCGACAGGCAGCTGGCGCTGGACGATATTGACGATTTTATCCGCCTGCTGCTTCGCGCGGGCTAA
- a CDS encoding (S)-acetoin forming diacetyl reductase, with product MKKVALVTGAGQGIGKAIALRLAKDGFAVAVADFNAKTAKEVADEINRNGGRALEVTADVSDRDQVFAAVEAARKGLGGFDVIVNNAGVAPSTPIEDITPEIVDKVYNINVKGVIWGIQAAVKAFKAEGHGGKIINACSQAGHVGNPELAVYSSSKFAVRGLTQTAARDLAPLGITVNGYCPGIVKTPMWAEIDRQVSEAAGKPLGYGTAEFAKRITLGRLSEPEDVAACVSYLASADSNYMTGQSLLIDGGMVFN from the coding sequence ATGAAAAAAGTAGCATTGGTTACCGGTGCCGGTCAGGGGATCGGTAAAGCTATCGCGCTGCGTCTGGCCAAAGACGGTTTTGCCGTCGCCGTGGCTGACTTTAACGCGAAAACAGCCAAAGAAGTGGCGGACGAAATTAACCGCAACGGTGGCCGCGCGCTGGAAGTGACCGCAGACGTTTCCGACCGCGACCAGGTGTTTGCCGCCGTTGAAGCTGCCCGTAAAGGACTGGGTGGGTTTGACGTTATCGTGAATAACGCGGGCGTGGCGCCTTCTACGCCGATCGAAGACATTACCCCGGAAATCGTCGACAAGGTTTACAACATCAACGTGAAGGGCGTGATTTGGGGCATTCAGGCGGCGGTTAAAGCCTTCAAAGCGGAAGGCCACGGCGGGAAAATCATTAACGCCTGTTCCCAGGCAGGGCACGTGGGCAACCCGGAACTGGCCGTTTACAGCTCCAGCAAATTTGCCGTTCGCGGCCTGACCCAAACCGCCGCCCGTGACCTGGCTCCGCTCGGTATTACCGTTAACGGCTACTGCCCGGGGATCGTTAAAACCCCGATGTGGGCTGAAATCGACCGCCAGGTCTCCGAAGCTGCAGGCAAACCGCTGGGCTACGGCACCGCTGAGTTCGCAAAACGCATCACCCTGGGCCGTCTGTCTGAACCAGAAGACGTCGCCGCCTGCGTGTCTTACCTGGCCAGCGCCGACTCCAACTATATGACCGGCCAGTCGCTGCTTATCGACGGCGGGATGGTCTTTAATTAA
- a CDS encoding MFS transporter, with amino-acid sequence MRFTNRWLILAILTSTLFLIIIDMTVLYTALPRLTQALNATASEKLWIINAYPLVAAGLLPGAGMLSDRLGHKLMFMSGLPVFGIASLCAAYSPTAELLIASRVFLAIGATMMMPATLAIVRQVFTNERERALAIGIWSAVASAAAALGPVIGGVLLEYFWWGSVFLINVPVVLLVIVFAWFLIPRDAGNASRPCDFTASLLIMLGLVGVIYALKELSKMDASLLIAVGSLLAGVVFLTLFVRRQQRSAQPMIDFSLFRNRMFASGISVAIITMIALTGIELVLTQRLQLVLGMTPLLAGLSILPIPIGSALASPLAGVMLPRWGGAKLMVFGLLVTTIGMSGMALLADYSLTPQLGALFVIGLGLGVAFTAASTSIMLNAPEEKAGMVAAIEDVSWEMGGVLGVTLLGGLMTAVYSASLVLPEGLVAGNSAYDSLDEALHLAGSMSTASAQMLTELARIAFSQAYLTVVICAAVLVAASTLVLKYVLRQSGKQSSQIAKS; translated from the coding sequence ATGCGCTTCACTAATCGCTGGCTGATTCTGGCGATCCTGACCAGCACCCTGTTTCTTATCATTATTGATATGACGGTGCTCTATACCGCGCTGCCGCGGCTCACCCAGGCTTTAAACGCAACCGCGTCAGAAAAGCTGTGGATCATTAACGCCTATCCGCTTGTGGCGGCGGGCCTCCTGCCGGGCGCGGGAATGCTGAGCGATCGTCTCGGCCACAAACTGATGTTTATGTCCGGGCTGCCGGTTTTCGGCATAGCTTCGCTTTGCGCGGCTTATTCGCCCACGGCCGAGCTGCTGATCGCTTCACGCGTATTTCTGGCTATTGGCGCAACCATGATGATGCCCGCCACGCTTGCCATCGTGCGTCAGGTCTTTACCAACGAGCGCGAGCGCGCGCTGGCTATCGGCATCTGGTCTGCCGTCGCCTCGGCGGCTGCCGCGCTTGGCCCGGTTATCGGCGGCGTGCTGCTGGAATACTTCTGGTGGGGCTCGGTCTTCCTCATCAACGTGCCGGTCGTGTTGCTGGTTATCGTCTTTGCCTGGTTCCTGATCCCACGTGACGCCGGGAACGCGAGCCGCCCGTGCGATTTCACCGCTTCGCTGCTGATTATGCTTGGCCTGGTGGGCGTAATTTATGCCCTGAAGGAACTCAGCAAAATGGACGCCTCGCTGCTTATCGCGGTGGGTTCCCTGCTGGCTGGCGTGGTATTTTTAACGCTGTTTGTTCGCCGCCAGCAGCGTTCGGCGCAGCCGATGATCGACTTCTCTCTGTTCCGTAACCGCATGTTTGCCAGCGGCATTAGCGTGGCGATTATCACCATGATCGCGTTAACGGGCATTGAGCTGGTGCTGACCCAGCGCCTGCAGCTCGTTCTGGGCATGACGCCGCTTTTAGCGGGACTGTCAATTTTACCCATCCCGATTGGCTCCGCCCTTGCCTCACCGCTGGCGGGCGTCATGCTGCCGCGCTGGGGAGGTGCAAAATTAATGGTCTTTGGCCTGCTGGTCACGACGATTGGCATGAGCGGCATGGCTTTGCTGGCCGATTACAGCCTGACGCCGCAGCTCGGCGCGCTGTTTGTCATCGGGCTTGGGCTTGGCGTGGCGTTTACCGCCGCTTCGACCTCAATCATGCTCAACGCGCCGGAAGAGAAAGCCGGCATGGTCGCCGCGATTGAAGACGTGTCCTGGGAAATGGGCGGCGTGCTCGGCGTCACCCTGCTGGGCGGCCTGATGACCGCGGTCTACAGCGCAAGCCTGGTGCTGCCGGAAGGGTTAGTCGCCGGGAACAGCGCCTACGACAGCCTCGATGAAGCATTGCATCTTGCAGGCTCAATGAGCACGGCGAGCGCCCAAATGCTGACGGAGCTGGCGCGTATCGCGTTCAGCCAGGCCTATCTCACCGTGGTTATCTGCGCTGCGGTCCTGGTCGCGGCGAGTACCTTGGTCTTGAAATATGTGCTGCGTCAGTCAGGAAAGCAATCCAGCCAGATCGCTAAAAGCTGA
- a CDS encoding alpha/beta hydrolase — protein sequence MKKLIVMLHGVGSSGADLEGLGLFVQQVMPEVLFASPNGSEPFDGGGDAWQWFSLADVTEQNRPQRVVDARAAFDAKLQAIFEQHDVTPGKDQVILLGFSQGSIMALDVLATSRFPLAGVVAFSGRLASPKPYQVAADASALLIHGMADQVIPWSESEAAAAALTEAGAEVETLFEPGVVHTISADGVSQALGYIAERFELDPE from the coding sequence ATGAAAAAACTGATCGTTATGTTGCACGGCGTAGGAAGTTCAGGGGCGGATCTGGAAGGGCTGGGGCTCTTCGTTCAGCAGGTGATGCCGGAAGTATTATTCGCCTCACCGAACGGCAGCGAGCCGTTTGACGGCGGCGGCGATGCCTGGCAGTGGTTCAGCCTTGCGGACGTTACCGAGCAGAACCGGCCGCAGCGCGTGGTTGACGCCCGCGCCGCGTTTGACGCTAAGCTGCAGGCGATTTTTGAACAACATGATGTGACGCCGGGTAAAGATCAGGTCATCCTGCTCGGTTTTTCGCAAGGTTCTATCATGGCTCTGGATGTGCTGGCCACTTCCCGGTTCCCACTGGCGGGCGTGGTAGCATTTTCAGGACGTCTGGCGTCGCCAAAACCGTATCAAGTCGCGGCAGATGCATCGGCGCTGCTGATTCACGGTATGGCCGACCAGGTTATTCCGTGGTCTGAAAGTGAAGCGGCGGCCGCTGCGCTGACGGAGGCCGGGGCAGAGGTCGAAACGCTGTTTGAGCCGGGCGTGGTGCATACCATCAGTGCGGATGGGGTGTCTCAGGCGCTGGGGTATATTGCGGAGCGTTTTGAGTTAGATCCGGAGTAG
- a CDS encoding LysR family transcriptional regulator, protein MELRYLRYFVAVAQTHNFTRAAELLGISQPPLSQQIQRLEREVGTPLLHRLTRGVELTDAGEAFYQDACQILAHSDAALEKARGIARGINGKLSLGIASSNAFHPKIFSLLRQFQAHYPAIELRQRETNMAGLMQELDEGLLDVAFVRLPCESSKRFNLKPIAEEPMTIALHKDHPLSGESELALQALVDVPPILFPQEVAPGLYELMYNACLRAGINLKNARQASQISSSLSMVAAGFGFALVPQSMTCIGSPNVTFHAIRGDQVKTDVALAWRQFERSPSVKRFIQLFGH, encoded by the coding sequence ATGGAACTTCGCTATCTCCGCTACTTCGTCGCCGTCGCGCAGACGCACAACTTCACCCGAGCCGCCGAATTATTGGGTATTTCCCAGCCTCCTCTTAGCCAGCAAATTCAAAGGCTTGAACGTGAAGTAGGCACCCCACTGCTGCATCGCCTAACGCGCGGCGTGGAGCTGACCGATGCGGGAGAAGCGTTTTACCAGGATGCCTGCCAGATTCTGGCCCACAGCGATGCGGCGCTAGAAAAAGCGCGCGGTATTGCACGCGGTATTAACGGCAAGCTGTCGCTGGGTATCGCCAGCTCTAACGCTTTTCATCCGAAGATCTTTTCCCTGCTGCGCCAGTTTCAGGCGCATTACCCTGCCATTGAGCTGCGCCAGCGGGAAACCAATATGGCCGGGTTAATGCAGGAACTGGATGAAGGGTTGCTGGACGTGGCGTTTGTGCGCCTGCCCTGTGAAAGCAGCAAAAGATTCAATCTCAAGCCGATCGCCGAAGAGCCGATGACGATCGCCCTGCATAAAGATCATCCGCTGTCCGGGGAGAGCGAACTCGCGCTACAGGCGCTGGTTGATGTTCCACCGATACTTTTCCCTCAGGAAGTCGCCCCGGGGCTTTATGAATTGATGTACAACGCCTGCCTGCGGGCCGGCATTAACCTGAAGAACGCTCGCCAGGCTTCACAAATCTCCTCCTCTCTGAGCATGGTGGCCGCAGGCTTCGGCTTTGCTTTAGTGCCACAGTCCATGACCTGTATCGGCAGCCCGAACGTGACTTTTCATGCGATTCGCGGTGACCAGGTGAAAACGGACGTCGCCCTCGCCTGGCGGCAGTTTGAGCGCTCGCCGTCGGTGAAACGTTTTATACAGCTGTTCGGCCACTAG
- the budA gene encoding acetolactate decarboxylase, protein MSDLTLCSCEESLLEMVETFGKANKENMIYQTSLMSALLSGVYEGETTMADLLKRGDFGLGTFNELDGEMIAFNSQVYQLRSDGSARAASPQQKTPFAVMTWFKPQHRLQIDSTTSRQKLHEIIDAKIPSDNLFCALRIDGHFRHAHTRTVPRQKPPYRAMTDVLDDQPVFRFNGREGVLVGFRTPQHMQGINVAGYHEHFITDDRQGGGHLLDYQLEHGVLTFGEIHKLMIDLPADKAFLNANLHPENLDAAIRAVEN, encoded by the coding sequence ATGAGCGATCTAACTCTATGTTCCTGTGAAGAAAGTCTATTGGAAATGGTCGAGACCTTCGGCAAAGCCAATAAAGAAAATATGATATATCAGACTTCATTGATGAGCGCTCTGCTGAGCGGCGTCTATGAAGGAGAAACCACCATGGCCGACCTGCTGAAGCGCGGTGACTTTGGCCTGGGGACGTTTAACGAGCTGGACGGCGAGATGATCGCCTTTAATAGTCAGGTTTACCAGCTACGTTCAGACGGCAGCGCCAGGGCGGCCAGCCCGCAGCAGAAAACGCCGTTTGCGGTGATGACCTGGTTTAAGCCGCAGCACCGCCTGCAGATTGACAGCACCACCAGCCGCCAGAAGCTGCACGAGATTATCGATGCAAAAATCCCTTCCGATAACCTGTTTTGTGCGCTGCGCATCGACGGTCACTTCCGCCATGCCCACACCCGCACGGTTCCTCGCCAGAAGCCACCTTATCGCGCCATGACGGACGTGCTGGACGACCAGCCGGTGTTCCGTTTTAACGGTCGGGAAGGCGTCCTGGTAGGGTTCCGCACGCCGCAGCATATGCAGGGTATTAACGTCGCGGGCTATCACGAACACTTTATTACCGATGACCGCCAGGGCGGCGGACACCTGCTCGATTATCAGCTGGAGCATGGCGTGCTGACCTTCGGCGAGATCCACAAACTGATGATCGACCTCCCCGCAGACAAGGCGTTTCTTAACGCCAACCTGCACCCCGAAAATCTCGACGCCGCGATTCGTGCGGTCGAAAACTAG
- the alsS gene encoding acetolactate synthase AlsS, giving the protein MNNKKPLRQWAHGADMVVGQLEAQGVKHVFGIPGAKIDKVFDSLNDSPIELIPVRHEANAAFMAAAVGRITGKAGVALVTSGPGCSNLITGMATANSEGDPVVALGGAVKRSDKAKLVHQSMDTVAMFSPVTKYSVEVSSSDAIAEVVSNAFRAAEHGRPGSAFVSLPQDISDGPATGNILPANGSVKAGAAPDAGIAEVAKLIAGAKNPIFLLGLMASQDENSAALFHLLEKSHIPVTSTYQAAGAVNQQHFARFAGRVGLFNNQAGDRLLQLADLVICIGYSPVEYEPAMWNTGDATLVHIDVLPAYEERNYVPDVELVGDIASTLDKLTARIDKPLILSPRASEILVDRQHQRELLSRRGAQLNQFALHPLRIVRAMQDIVNDDVTLTVDMGSFHIWIARYLYSFRARQLMISNGQQTMGVALPWAIGAWLVNPGRKVVSVSGDGGFLQSSMELETAVRLGANVLHIIWVDNAYNMVAIQEEKKYQRLSGVNFGPVDFKAYADAFGARGFAVESAEALEPTLRAAMDVNGPAVVAIPVDYSDNHLLMSQLHLSQIL; this is encoded by the coding sequence ATGAATAATAAAAAACCTTTGCGTCAGTGGGCGCATGGCGCAGACATGGTGGTCGGCCAGCTGGAAGCGCAGGGCGTGAAGCACGTCTTTGGGATCCCTGGGGCGAAGATTGATAAGGTTTTTGACTCACTGAATGATTCGCCGATTGAGCTTATTCCGGTGCGCCATGAGGCCAACGCCGCCTTTATGGCCGCGGCGGTTGGGCGCATCACCGGAAAAGCGGGCGTTGCGCTGGTGACGTCCGGCCCTGGCTGTTCAAACCTGATTACCGGCATGGCGACCGCCAACAGCGAAGGCGACCCGGTTGTGGCGCTGGGTGGGGCGGTCAAACGTTCGGATAAAGCCAAGCTGGTGCATCAAAGCATGGACACGGTGGCGATGTTCAGCCCGGTCACCAAATACTCGGTAGAGGTTTCTTCTTCGGATGCGATTGCTGAGGTGGTGTCGAATGCTTTCCGCGCCGCCGAGCACGGTCGCCCCGGCAGCGCCTTTGTCAGCCTGCCGCAGGACATCAGTGACGGCCCGGCAACCGGCAATATCCTGCCTGCTAACGGCTCAGTTAAAGCCGGTGCCGCGCCTGATGCCGGCATTGCAGAAGTTGCGAAGCTTATCGCTGGCGCTAAAAACCCGATTTTCCTGCTGGGCCTGATGGCAAGCCAGGACGAAAACAGCGCCGCGCTGTTCCATCTGCTGGAAAAAAGCCATATCCCGGTGACCAGCACCTACCAGGCCGCTGGCGCGGTGAATCAGCAGCACTTTGCTCGCTTCGCCGGGCGTGTAGGGCTGTTTAACAATCAGGCCGGTGACCGACTGCTGCAGCTTGCCGACCTGGTGATTTGTATCGGCTATAGCCCGGTAGAATATGAGCCGGCGATGTGGAATACCGGCGATGCCACGCTGGTGCATATCGACGTGTTGCCCGCCTATGAAGAACGTAATTACGTGCCGGACGTTGAGCTGGTTGGCGATATTGCCAGCACGCTGGACAAACTCACCGCTCGCATCGATAAACCGCTGATTCTTAGCCCGCGGGCGTCCGAAATTCTCGTCGACAGGCAGCATCAGCGCGAGCTGTTGAGCCGCCGTGGCGCACAGCTAAACCAGTTTGCGCTGCACCCTCTGCGTATCGTGCGTGCGATGCAGGACATCGTGAACGACGACGTGACCTTAACCGTCGACATGGGCAGCTTCCATATCTGGATCGCCCGTTACCTGTATAGCTTCCGTGCCCGTCAGTTAATGATTTCTAACGGCCAGCAAACCATGGGCGTGGCGCTGCCGTGGGCCATCGGTGCCTGGCTGGTGAACCCCGGCCGCAAGGTGGTTTCGGTTTCCGGCGACGGCGGTTTCCTGCAGTCCAGCATGGAGCTTGAAACGGCGGTGCGCCTGGGGGCAAACGTGCTGCACATCATCTGGGTGGACAACGCCTACAACATGGTGGCGATTCAGGAAGAGAAAAAATACCAGCGCCTGTCGGGCGTTAACTTCGGGCCGGTGGATTTCAAAGCTTACGCGGACGCCTTTGGCGCACGAGGCTTTGCGGTGGAAAGCGCCGAGGCGCTGGAGCCGACTTTACGCGCCGCAATGGACGTTAACGGCCCGGCGGTGGTAGCGATTCCGGTTGATTACAGCGACAACCATCTGCTGATGAGTCAGCTGCATCTCAGCCAAATTCTTTAA
- a CDS encoding DUF1852 domain-containing protein, with product MTKAFTFTLKSIVFDENYNPSGNTRITTNFANLARGEKRQENLRNALIMMNNRFNSLASWENPTSDRYAVELEIVSVELDIEGQGKTFPAIEILKTHVLDKKTNQRIEGIVGNNFSSYVRDYDFSVLLPAYNQDRAEFSIPENYGDLHGNLFRHFVSSDTYKENFNKAPVICLSVSSKNVYRQTGNRHPVLGIEYEQDASSLTDIYFNKMGLKARYFMPPNSVAPFAFYHTGDLVNDYSNLELISTISTMETFQKIYRPEIYNANSPAGLCYQPSLNHQDHSFTQIVYDREERSRLAIEQGKFTEEHFIKPYQTILEQWSANYPL from the coding sequence ATGACTAAAGCGTTTACTTTTACTCTTAAGAGCATTGTTTTTGATGAGAATTACAACCCATCAGGGAATACGCGCATCACAACCAATTTTGCTAACCTGGCCCGCGGCGAGAAGCGTCAGGAGAACCTGCGTAACGCTTTGATCATGATGAATAACCGCTTCAATTCGCTGGCAAGCTGGGAAAACCCAACGTCCGATCGCTACGCCGTTGAACTTGAAATTGTTTCCGTTGAGCTGGATATCGAAGGCCAGGGTAAAACCTTCCCGGCGATTGAAATCCTTAAAACACATGTTCTGGATAAAAAAACTAATCAGCGCATCGAAGGTATCGTGGGGAACAACTTCTCTTCCTACGTGCGCGACTACGACTTCAGCGTTCTGCTGCCGGCGTACAACCAGGATCGCGCTGAGTTCAGCATCCCGGAGAACTACGGCGACCTGCACGGGAACCTGTTCAGACACTTCGTCAGCTCGGACACTTACAAAGAAAACTTCAACAAAGCGCCGGTGATTTGCCTGAGCGTATCCAGCAAGAACGTCTACCGTCAGACGGGTAATCGCCACCCGGTGCTCGGCATCGAATACGAGCAGGATGCGTCTTCCCTGACCGATATCTATTTCAACAAAATGGGGCTGAAGGCTCGCTACTTCATGCCGCCAAACAGCGTGGCGCCTTTCGCGTTCTACCACACGGGCGACCTGGTGAATGATTACTCGAATCTCGAGCTTATCAGCACCATCAGCACCATGGAGACGTTCCAGAAGATTTATCGCCCTGAGATTTACAACGCGAATTCCCCGGCCGGGCTGTGCTACCAGCCGAGCCTGAACCACCAGGATCATTCATTTACTCAAATTGTTTACGATCGAGAAGAACGCAGCCGGTTGGCCATCGAACAAGGGAAGTTTACTGAAGAGCACTTCATCAAACCGTACCAAACAATTTTAGAGCAGTGGTCTGCTAACTACCCTCTTTGA
- a CDS encoding AI-2E family transporter, whose translation MAKPIITLKALKAVIMLGMLVIILVGIKAAADIIVPFILALFIAVILNPLIRRLERLRVPRVLAISLVIVVIILSMVLLLAYLGTSLNELARTLPQYRSSLVVPLKTIEPWLQRVGISVSVDELMKYVDPNALMTLVTSLLTQLSNAMSSIFLLLLTVVFMLIEVPQLPRKLQQLMSRPEEGMGAIQRALDSVSHYLVLKTAISIVTGLVVWGMLAALDVRFAFIWGLLAFALNYIPNIGSVLAAIPPVVQVLVFSGLYETLIVVAGYLLINLVFGNILEPRMMGRGLGLSTLVVFLSLIFWGWLLGPVGMLLSVPLTIAVKIALEQTEGGKSIAVLLSDMSKS comes from the coding sequence ATGGCAAAACCGATCATTACTCTCAAGGCGTTGAAGGCCGTGATTATGCTGGGCATGCTGGTCATTATTCTGGTGGGAATAAAAGCCGCAGCGGATATCATTGTGCCTTTTATTCTGGCACTGTTTATTGCCGTTATTCTTAACCCGCTGATTCGTCGCCTCGAACGACTGCGGGTGCCACGCGTACTGGCAATTAGCCTCGTTATCGTGGTGATTATTCTGAGCATGGTGCTGCTGCTGGCCTATCTTGGCACCTCGCTTAACGAGCTGGCGAGAACCCTGCCGCAATATCGTTCTTCGCTGGTGGTGCCGTTAAAGACGATTGAGCCCTGGTTGCAGCGCGTGGGGATCTCAGTTTCCGTCGACGAATTAATGAAGTATGTCGATCCTAACGCCCTGATGACGCTGGTGACCAGCCTGCTGACCCAGCTTTCCAACGCGATGTCTTCCATCTTCCTGCTGCTGCTCACCGTGGTGTTTATGCTGATTGAAGTCCCTCAACTGCCGCGCAAACTGCAACAGCTGATGTCTCGTCCCGAAGAAGGGATGGGCGCCATTCAGCGAGCGCTGGACAGCGTCAGCCATTATTTGGTGCTGAAAACGGCGATCAGCATCGTGACCGGGCTGGTGGTCTGGGGCATGCTCGCCGCGCTCGACGTTCGTTTTGCCTTTATCTGGGGTCTGCTGGCCTTTGCGCTGAACTACATTCCAAACATCGGCTCAGTGCTGGCCGCTATCCCGCCCGTGGTGCAGGTCCTGGTATTTAGCGGACTGTATGAAACCCTGATCGTCGTGGCGGGTTATCTGCTGATTAATCTGGTGTTCGGCAACATTCTCGAGCCGCGAATGATGGGCCGCGGGCTTGGGCTGTCGACGCTGGTGGTGTTTCTGTCGTTAATCTTCTGGGGCTGGCTGCTCGGCCCGGTGGGAATGCTGCTTTCCGTTCCGCTGACCATTGCGGTGAAAATTGCGCTTGAGCAAACGGAAGGCGGCAAGAGTATTGCGGTGCTGCTGAGTGATATGAGTAAATCTTGA